In a single window of the Papaver somniferum cultivar HN1 chromosome 8, ASM357369v1, whole genome shotgun sequence genome:
- the LOC113306110 gene encoding uncharacterized protein LOC113306110, producing the protein MNVTTNVDVDENVGTKGCCKKKLSAAERARVPLYPSCPKGKSALYVAIMVNNIKTQYAISDNGMTAMLELIKELLPEENTLPSKFPDVKKIIQELGMDYVTYDACVNDCILYWKDKSSLLKCPVCQEPRYVRVFNDERKLTQVAQKTLRHFPIIARLKRFYSIPWIAEAMLWHFRAQKDINVMRHPVDSSAWRCADSFCPEFAKEARNVTLGIATDGFNPNGCFGLNYSCWPVILCSYNLPPSMCMKREFSMLCLLISGPRAPGKDIDVYLQPLIEELKELWNVGVMTFDSFTGSEFLMRARLLWAIHDFPSLGTLFGCVTHGYFACPSCGEETDAEWLPYSKKLCYMGHRRWLPTKHKFRDDKTNFSGGIEHGKAPWPLTGLQVQEMVANLKSKQGKGKPPSKKRKRGTEGYADEEISDHSLFSRRSILYDLPYWGANTVRHCTDVMHTEKNITEHIVNTVLENSKSKDGLNARKDMEAMGIKKRLWLKEDDNTGKTTMEDGSFSLTKDEKVAFCTVLNTLRVPSNFCSNLRNNVGINPPELKNLKSHDYHVMMQSLFPLLVHTATSFPKDLRVALLRISLFFNILCAKVINREHLLQAKASLVEAMCVLEKYFPPSFFVISIHLMIHLADEALICGPVRFRWMYPFERLMKGFKGLVRNKRYIEGCIARGYSLREASLFFMDGMSDDGDGTYKHTRRAFLDDDYEFADEMPLSTGKSMTLTQVQFEQCHSWILSKYFEIDDWRRKYDSYVSGNTSNGQQTSKSFHLIEAKETDSTL; encoded by the exons ATGAATGTTACAACAAATGTGGATGTGGATGAGAATGTTGGGACCAAGGGGTGTTGTAAGAAAAAGTTATCAGCGGCCGAGCGAGCAAGAGTACCATTGTATCCTTCGTGTCCTAAAGGAAAGTCGGCGTTGTATGTAGCGATAATGGTGAACAACATAAAGACTCAGTATGCGATTTCAGATAATGGTATGACTGCAATGTTAGAATTGATAAAAGAGTTGCTTCCCGAAGAAAACACCCTGCCAAGTAAGTTTCCAGATGTCAAGAAGATAATTCAAGAGTTGGGGATGGATTATGTAACCTACGATGCTTGCGTGAATGATTGTATACTCTATTGGAAGGATAAGAGTTCATTGCTGAAGTGCCCTGTATGTCAAGAACCGCGGTATGTAAGAGTTTTCAATGATGAGAGAAAACTTACTCAAGTTGCGCAGAAGACGTTGAGACACTTTCCAATAATTGCAAGGCTGAAAAGATTTTATAGTATACCATGGATAGCAGAGGCGATGCTTTGGCATTTTAGAGCACAGAAAGATATCAATGTAATGCGTCATCCCGTTGATTCTTCAGCTTGGCGTTGTGCGGATAGTTTTTGTCCAGAGTTTGCTAAGGAAGCACGGAATGTTACTCTTGGTATAGCAACTGACGGCTTCAACCCCAATGGATGCTTTGGTCTCAATTACAGCTGTTGGCCGGTAATTCTCTGTTCGTATAATCTTCCTCCTTCGATGTGTATGAAGAGGGAGTTTTCTATGTTATGTTTGTTGATATCAGGCCCGAGAGCACCAGGTAAAGATATCGATGTTTACTTACAACCATtgattgaagagttgaaagagttATGGAATGTTGGTGTTATGACTTTCGACAGCTTCACCGGTTCTGAATTTCTGATGAGAGCTAGGTTGTTATGGGCAATTCATGATTTTCCATCATTAGGGACTCTTTTTGGATGTGTAACTCATGGGTATTTTGCTTGTCCAAGTTGTGGAGAAGAAACAGATGCTGAGTGGCTGCCATATAGTAAGAAGTTGTGTTATATGGGACATCGAAGATGGCTGCCAACGAAACACAAGTTTAGAGATGATAAAACAAACTTCAGTGGAGGAATTGAGCATGGTAAAGCTCCATGGCCACTAACAGGATTGCAAGTTCAAGAGATGGTAGCTAATTTGAAAAGCAAACAGGGCAAAggaaaaccaccatcaaagaaacgtaaaagaggTACTGAAGGGTATGCTGATGAAGAAATTTCCGATCACTCTTTATTTTCTCGAAGGTCTATTCTTTATGATTTGCCATATTGGGGAGCGAATACAGTTCGTCACTGTACAGATGTGATGCATACCGAGAAGAATATAACTGAGCACATTGTTAATACTGTACTGGAAAATagcaagtcaaaagatggtctTAATGCACGTAAAGATATGGAAGCTATGGGGATTAAAAAGCGGTTATGGTTGAAAGAAGATGACAACACGGGCAAGACAACAATGGAAGATGGGTCTTTTTCCTTAACAAAGGATGAAAAAGTTGCTTTCTGTACAGTTTTGAACACTTTAAGGGTGCCTTCAAATTTCTGTTCCAATCTTCGCAACAACGTTGGTATAAATCCACCGGAGTTGAAGAAtttaaagtctcatgattacCATGTTATGATGCAGTCTTTGTTTCCACTGCTTGTTCATACTGCAACTTCATTTCCTAAAGATCTGCGAGTTGCTCTTCTCCGGATTAGTTTATTTTTCAATATCTTATGTGCGAAGGTTATTAACAGAGAGCATCTTTTACAAGCTAAAGCTAGTTTGGTGGAGGCGATGTGTGTTCTAGAAAAATACTTCCCTCCATCCTTCTTTGTCATTAGTATCCACCTGATGATTCATCTGGCAGATGAAGCTTTAATCTGCGGTCCGGTCAGATTTAGGTGGATGTACCCCTTTGAGAG GTTAATGAAAGGCTTTAAAGGGTTGGTGCGCAATAAAAGGTACATTGAGGGATGCATTGCGAGAGGGTATTCGTTGCGAGAAGCTAGCTTATTTTTTATGGATGGCATGTCAGATGATGGTGATGGTACTTATAAACATACTCGACGGGCTTTTTTAGACGATGACTATGAGTTTGCAGATGAGATGCCTCTaagtactggaaagagtatgACTTTAACTCAAGTACAATTTGAACAATGCCACAGCTGGATCTTATCCAAGTATTTTGAGATAGATGACTGGCGGAG GAAGTATGATTCCTATGTTAGCGGCAACACGTCTAATGGTCAGCAGACCTCAAAGAGTTTTCAT TTGATAGAAGCCAAAGAGACTGATTCAACACTTTAA